TATTTCATCTTTACTTACAAAATTTGCTTTTTCAAAAATATCAAAAACATTAGAGATATCGGGGTTATATTTGATTAGCGAATAAGCTTTTTTGTTGATTGCATAATCTATTGATTGTGCTCCGATTTTTTTTAACAAATAAGCAGCTGTTTGGATGTTTACTGCATCGCCAATATTTAAATCAGAAATTATTAGAATCCTTTTTAATGAAGATCGTTGGGCTATTTTTTGAGATTTTTTGATTTGCATATTTAGCAAGATGTTGTTTGCAAAAATGTATCTAACTGCAGTATTTGCAAAAATACGACCAGCACTTGGTGAAATATCACTTATATAAGATGTAAGACTTGCAAATAAGTTTGCAACATTAAGTTTTTGATTTACTAAAGAAGATATTTTTAAAAAAAACAAACGAAACTGTTCAATTAAACGGTTTATACGAATTAAATAATTTTTTTGCGTGTATTCTTTTATCATATATTAAGTCCAAACATATTGAAAATTCTTATTTGCAGTTTAATTAAAAAATCACTTACTTTACTAAAATAAGCCACAAAAGCATTAAGTAAAGTTAAAGCTACAATTGCAACAAAAAAAGATCCAACAATATCAAATGGAAAATGCACACCAACAAAAACTCTGGCAAATCCTGTTATTATAGCGAAAATAAAGCTCATTATGGAAATTATTTTTTCTTTTGCATACCAGAAGCCAAACGATATGGCAAATGCAAGTGTGGCATGATCGCTTGGAAATGAAGAGTCTTTGGCGTGCGGTATTAACAGGTTACCAAGTCCTTCAACAAACGGTCTTGGATGGTAATAAAAAATTCCTATTAAGAAATTTATAGAAAGTCCTATCAAAGCTACATAAAAAGCGCATAAGGCCTGTTTTTTACGGTTTGATAGATATACAATAACTAATCCTAAAGCGTAAATATATGGAGAAAAAAGCGCAACAAATATGCAGAAGAAATTTAAAATACCTATATTTAATAAAGATAAATTGTTAATTGCTAAAAAAATTTGATCATTTAAATTCATAATACCACCTTAGGCTTATCCTAATAAGGTGGTATTAACTATTGGTTACACAAAAATGATATAGTGTTAATTATTCAAGTTCAATTATCAAATCTTGTTCTTCTATTGTATCTCCTTCTTTTAGGAGTATATTTTTGACTTTGCCTTCTTTTAAAGCAACTATTTTTGTTTCCATTT
This portion of the Desulfurella sp. genome encodes:
- a CDS encoding undecaprenyl-diphosphatase — encoded protein: MNLNDQIFLAINNLSLLNIGILNFFCIFVALFSPYIYALGLVIVYLSNRKKQALCAFYVALIGLSINFLIGIFYYHPRPFVEGLGNLLIPHAKDSSFPSDHATLAFAISFGFWYAKEKIISIMSFIFAIITGFARVFVGVHFPFDIVGSFFVAIVALTLLNAFVAYFSKVSDFLIKLQIRIFNMFGLNI